The region CGTCGTACTCAACCTCCTGGGCGCGCCCGGCAATGCCCTCGCCGCCGCGCATCAGCCACCGCGCACCGCGGTGCGGCCTTATCCGTTGCAGACCTTGCAGGTGCCGCGGCGCGCCGACGTCGTCTTCACTGTCCCGCCCCGGACGCCGCCGGCTCCCGGGTTTCCCGCATTGCCGAAGGCGTTGGGCGACTACTTCGCGCTCTACTTCCCCGCGATCGCGCAGGGGTGGGTGAACATGCGCGATCCCGGTTCGGCGTACGGCTGGTCCTCGCAGTTCCCCTTGATCGGCAGCAAGCGGTTTCCGGACCTGGTCCCGCACCGCCGCTACCGCATGCTGGTGGCGGTCCAGCGCCCCGGGCGGATCCAGCTGCCGTTCCCGATGCACGTGTTGCGGGTACGCCGTACCGCGTTTCGGGTCGGCGCTGTGACGCATCCGATCCGGTTGCCGGCACCGGCGAGCCCAGTCGCGATCGGCGCAGCGCCCGACACCCTGCACGACTTCGCCGTCGAGTCGACCGGGATCGTCCTCGACTGGGCCGCGGACCCTTCGCTCACCGAGTCGGTGCAGGGGGACGCGTGCCCGGCCGCCCTGGTGGTCGGCGCTCTCGCCTGCCCGAAACGCAACTTGTCGACCTACGTCATCACCCAGACCGGGTTCGGCCGCGGCACCCCGCTTCAGGTCACGATCGGCGAGGGCTTCGACCGACCCGTCGACGCGGCGTACCTCAGCAGCTACGCCGCGAACCTCCCGACGCCGTTCGACCGAGCGACGATCCTCGCCTTCGCCATCACCCCCCGCCCCCGTTCGAAGTAGCACACAACCGCCGTACCTAACCGGACATCCGGGGGCAAGCGCGGCAATCCGCCGCGGGTTGTGTGCTACTTCGGGGTGGGAAACGGCGGCGAGGTACGGCGGTGTCGCTCAGCCGGTGTAGCCCATCGGCATCAGGATCGACTTGAGCTCGCAGAACGCCGCGAGGCCTTCAGGGCCGTCCTCGCGACCGATGCCGGAGCACTTGTAGCCGCCGAACGGCGAGCCCATGTCGAAGGCATACCAGTTGATCCCGTAGGTGCCCGTGCGGACGCGGGTCGCCACCTGGTAGCCGTGGTCGACGTCCTGGGTCCACACCGATCCGGCCAGGCCGAAGTCACTGTCGTTGGCGATCGCGACCGCCTGCTCCTCGGTGTCATAGGGCACCAGCGAGAGCACTGGGCCGAAGATCTCCTCCTGGGCGATCGTCATCTTGTTGTCGACGTCGGCGAAGACCGTCGGCGCGACGTACCAGCCCTTGTCGAGGCCTGCCGGACGGGTGCCGTCGAGGACGAGGCGAGCCCCCTCCGCCTTGCCCTTCTCGATGTAGCCCTCGACCCGGTCGCGCTGCCGCTCGGCAACCAGGGGCCCGAGCTGCGTCGCCGGGTCGGCCGGGTCGCCGACGACGAACAGCTTCGCCGCCTCGGTGATCGCTTCGGTTATCTCGTCGTAGCGAGTGCGCGGGGCGAGGATCCGGGTCTGCGCGACGCACGCCTGACCACTGTTCATCAATCCGGAGAAGGCGATCATGAACGCACTGGAGGCGAGGTCGACGTCGTCGAGCAGGATCGCGGCCGACTTGCCGCCGAGCTCGAGGGAGACCCGCTTGAGCCGCTCCGTCGCCAACGCACCGACCTTGCGCCCGGCGGCGGTCGAGCCGGTGAAGGACACCTTGTCGACGCCGGGATGGGTCACGAGGTACTCGCTGACCTCGCGTTCGGCCGGTACGACGGAGATCACGCCTTCGGGTAGACCGGCCTCGACCAGCAGGCCGCCGAGCATGAGCGCGTCGATCGGAGTCTCCGGCGCAGGCTTCAGCACGACGGTGCAACCGGCCAGCAGCGCTGGGATGACCTTGTTGATCGCGATGAACAGCGGCACGTTCCACGGAATGATCGCCGCGACGACACCCACGGGTTCGCGGCGCACCTTGGTCATGCCGAACGCGCCGTGCCGCGTCTCCTCCCAGCCGAACGTGTCGGCGAGGCCGAGGAAGACATCCATTGCACCCTTGGCGGGCGTCCACATCATCATCTCGACCGTGGTCGGCGGCGCACCCATCTCGGCCGAGATGACGGTCTTGTAGTCATCCAGCCGCTGCTCGAGCAGCTTCGCGAACTTCGCGATCACCATCGCGCGCTCACTCGGCGGCGTCGTCGGCCAGGGGCCTGAGTCGAACGCTCGGCGCGCCGCGGCCACCGCCGCATCGATGTCCGCCTCGGCGCCCTCAGGCACCGAGCCGACGACCTCCAGGGTGGCCGGCGAGGTGACCTCGAACCGCCGATTGGTCGACGGAGCGACCCATTCGCCACCGATCAGAAGCTGGTCGTACGACGTCATCCTTGACCCCTTTGTCGTTGGCCGCGACAACCGCGCAATGCCCTCTGCGACCATATGTGACGCCCCGTCAGATTCGCCACCGGGTGGGCCGAAAGATGATCATTGTTGACCACAGACGTCGCGGTGCGGCAGGCCTACTTTCAG is a window of Mycobacteriales bacterium DNA encoding:
- a CDS encoding aldehyde dehydrogenase; amino-acid sequence: MTSYDQLLIGGEWVAPSTNRRFEVTSPATLEVVGSVPEGAEADIDAAVAAARRAFDSGPWPTTPPSERAMVIAKFAKLLEQRLDDYKTVISAEMGAPPTTVEMMMWTPAKGAMDVFLGLADTFGWEETRHGAFGMTKVRREPVGVVAAIIPWNVPLFIAINKVIPALLAGCTVVLKPAPETPIDALMLGGLLVEAGLPEGVISVVPAEREVSEYLVTHPGVDKVSFTGSTAAGRKVGALATERLKRVSLELGGKSAAILLDDVDLASSAFMIAFSGLMNSGQACVAQTRILAPRTRYDEITEAITEAAKLFVVGDPADPATQLGPLVAERQRDRVEGYIEKGKAEGARLVLDGTRPAGLDKGWYVAPTVFADVDNKMTIAQEEIFGPVLSLVPYDTEEQAVAIANDSDFGLAGSVWTQDVDHGYQVATRVRTGTYGINWYAFDMGSPFGGYKCSGIGREDGPEGLAAFCELKSILMPMGYTG